In the genome of Coraliomargarita algicola, one region contains:
- a CDS encoding DnaB-like helicase N-terminal domain-containing protein — protein MPPDSNSKFDRNRSGRDYKGKRKSESKDDGVRVQPHSIEAEEGLIAACLLDGGREILTECIESKIVPEFFYKTAHEEIFRALLALYATGDPIDEILLLDYLRKNGLEEEVGGIATIYAIQDRIETAAHARYFAKIVHTRSISCAV, from the coding sequence ATGCCGCCTGATTCTAACTCTAAGTTCGATCGGAATCGCTCGGGTCGAGACTACAAAGGCAAGCGTAAGTCGGAGTCGAAAGACGATGGCGTGCGCGTGCAGCCTCATAGTATTGAAGCCGAGGAGGGGCTCATTGCCGCTTGTCTACTGGATGGCGGACGTGAGATCTTGACCGAGTGTATCGAGTCCAAGATTGTTCCTGAGTTTTTTTACAAGACAGCGCACGAAGAGATTTTTCGTGCGCTGCTTGCGCTTTATGCCACAGGGGATCCGATTGACGAGATTCTGCTGCTAGACTACTTGCGCAAGAATGGCCTCGAAGAAGAGGTCGGTGGTATTGCCACCATTTATGCGATCCAGGATCGTATCGAGACCGCGGCGCACGCGCGGTATTTTGCGAAAATCGTGCACACGAGAAGTATCTCCTGCGCCGTTTGA
- a CDS encoding replicative DNA helicase: MIRTSREAIEACYEQQEDMTTFIEKIEQDIFEISRDRITDAAIPIRQSLDEAVADIHALLNGRDDADGVLSGFRDLDGMTYGFHPGQMIVLAARPSVGKTSLAMNFAEHAMIPDGGRKPAGVIVFSLEMTAAQLAMRLICSRARVDMKRIRDRVISKQDSADIATTVKELKEAPLWIDDGSTSTILDIRAKARRLHTKNPLGLVVVDYLQLIKGTDSRMQREQQIADISRGMKGMAKELNVPVVVLSQLNRESEKENRDPRLSDLRESGSIEQDADVVMLLHRPKKSDDDETVEGGGLYNEHEHIKLIVAKQRNGPVGEIDLTFVRRYTRYENFHR; the protein is encoded by the coding sequence TTGATTCGCACTTCCCGCGAGGCGATTGAGGCCTGCTATGAGCAGCAGGAGGACATGACGACCTTCATCGAGAAGATCGAGCAGGATATTTTCGAAATCAGTCGTGACCGTATTACGGATGCGGCGATTCCCATCCGGCAGTCGTTGGATGAGGCAGTCGCCGATATTCATGCGCTCTTGAATGGGCGCGATGATGCGGACGGGGTGCTCTCCGGCTTCCGCGATCTCGATGGCATGACCTACGGCTTCCACCCCGGGCAGATGATCGTGCTCGCTGCGCGTCCTTCGGTGGGTAAAACCAGTTTGGCGATGAACTTTGCGGAGCACGCCATGATTCCGGATGGTGGCCGTAAGCCAGCAGGGGTGATTGTATTTAGTTTGGAAATGACGGCGGCGCAGCTCGCGATGCGCCTGATTTGTAGCCGTGCCCGTGTGGATATGAAGCGTATTCGGGATCGCGTGATTTCGAAGCAAGATTCGGCCGACATCGCCACCACTGTGAAGGAGTTGAAGGAAGCGCCGCTGTGGATTGATGACGGCTCGACCTCCACCATTCTCGATATTCGAGCCAAAGCGCGTCGTTTGCATACGAAGAACCCGCTGGGCTTGGTTGTGGTCGACTATTTGCAGCTGATTAAGGGCACGGATAGCCGTATGCAACGTGAGCAGCAGATCGCCGATATTTCTCGCGGTATGAAGGGCATGGCCAAAGAGCTGAATGTGCCCGTGGTTGTTTTGAGTCAGCTCAATCGTGAGTCGGAGAAAGAGAATCGTGATCCGCGCCTATCTGACTTGCGTGAGTCCGGTTCGATCGAGCAGGACGCCGACGTGGTGATGCTGTTGCACCGGCCCAAAAAGAGCGACGATGACGAGACCGTCGAAGGGGGCGGACTCTATAATGAGCATGAGCACATTAAATTAATCGTTGCAAAGCAGCGGAATGGCCCCGTAGGTGAAATAGACCTGACATTTGTCCGCCGTTATACACGCTACGAGAATTTCCACCGTTAA
- a CDS encoding OmpH family outer membrane protein: MKKITTLILASLVVTTGLFAQKTPVVGVVDVQRVLADYADFQAAVEKVKGSVAPVEEEMKKMQANIEAIVSEGRSIETKAKNPAASDEARAEAQAQVGQLQQKLQQAQGELQQFRQQAQQLAKQGQQEELAPLQAKAVEAVTTVAEDKGIDLVIPKNTVIYSSDALEISDAVIAVLNAGN; encoded by the coding sequence ATGAAAAAAATCACTACTCTTATTCTTGCCTCGCTTGTAGTCACTACAGGCTTATTCGCGCAAAAGACTCCCGTGGTCGGCGTCGTCGACGTGCAGCGCGTGCTCGCTGATTATGCCGACTTTCAGGCTGCCGTTGAAAAGGTAAAGGGCTCTGTCGCTCCGGTGGAAGAAGAAATGAAGAAGATGCAGGCAAACATCGAGGCGATCGTGAGTGAAGGTCGTAGCATCGAAACAAAAGCCAAGAACCCGGCTGCCAGCGACGAAGCGCGCGCTGAAGCTCAAGCTCAAGTGGGCCAACTTCAGCAAAAGCTGCAACAAGCTCAGGGCGAACTTCAGCAGTTCCGCCAGCAAGCACAACAACTGGCGAAACAAGGCCAACAAGAAGAGCTGGCACCACTTCAAGCCAAGGCTGTTGAAGCTGTGACGACAGTTGCTGAAGATAAGGGCATCGATCTGGTGATTCCAAAGAACACCGTGATCTATTCCTCTGACGCACTCGAAATCTCTGATGCTGTGATTGCCGTGCTGAACGCAGGCAACTAA
- the bamA gene encoding outer membrane protein assembly factor BamA, with amino-acid sequence MRIIQTLLLAVTSLLVLGFPFNTSVAQEAETYPVINRIVTEFDGFRSVSDQYIFGNIQLRPGMNYNPALLDQSIRTLYSTGHFEFVEVRVDKAQDQKVDLVFELVSKYTIERIRFSGNEAYSDSRLASKTEIESGMPLDEYGISVGADAIAEYYVEKGYPDVEVDYRIQRDETTGYAVVNYDIDEGGKVRIEEINFVGNDAISSKTLRKQLDTRKHNWLSWLLGSGKFDEKKFKEDLKILRKYYRDSGYLDCEINEDQVEIDFIESDEIVITIPVVEGQLYYLGEFSVEGATIYTSAELLNSVRLETNSPFSPQEVDDAATAIREYYTSNGYLETRVRAERVPNMETRQIDVVFRVSESEKFYVESIKIEGNTKSKARVIVRELALSPGDVFDRKRMEVSQRRLENTSFFEDVRLNPEPTNVPGRKDLGITVREGRTGNFTFGAGFGSVESAVVYFEMSQGNFDLFNWRDGFQGDGQKFRFRASLGTSSNQILIAFEEPWLFEQRLAFGVELYRTESDYNSSDYNELRTGFELYLRRRLFELVEARLSYRLELVEIFDVDRGTGVDNGDGSITGDGIADVFQRAEGEELVSKVGLTFLRDTRETLIFTRKGNRSSLSFEYAGVGGDVNYYKFEGRTAHFIPTFDTMKQSLSILARVGSVTPFGQSEIVPFYDRFYLGGPDTLRGFDYREVGPRDPDDEDESVGGNSYSMISFEYAFRVAEPLGLVVFYDWGFVNTDDLDFSMSDYADNWGIGARIMLMGSPLKLDLGIPITSPEGAGGGTQFNFSFGTRF; translated from the coding sequence ATGCGAATCATTCAGACTCTTCTCCTTGCTGTCACTAGCTTGCTCGTGCTCGGTTTTCCGTTTAATACTTCGGTGGCTCAGGAGGCCGAAACGTATCCGGTCATCAACCGCATTGTGACTGAGTTCGACGGCTTTCGTTCGGTCAGCGATCAGTATATCTTTGGCAATATTCAGTTGCGTCCGGGGATGAATTACAATCCGGCGCTGTTGGATCAATCCATTCGCACGCTGTATAGCACGGGGCACTTCGAGTTTGTGGAAGTGCGTGTGGATAAGGCGCAAGATCAGAAAGTCGATTTAGTCTTTGAATTGGTTTCCAAATACACCATCGAGCGCATCCGGTTTTCCGGGAATGAGGCTTATTCCGATTCCCGCTTGGCTTCTAAGACCGAAATCGAGAGTGGCATGCCGCTGGATGAGTATGGCATCAGTGTGGGTGCAGACGCGATTGCCGAGTATTACGTCGAGAAGGGCTATCCAGATGTCGAGGTCGATTACCGAATTCAGCGCGATGAGACAACCGGCTATGCGGTGGTCAATTACGACATCGATGAGGGGGGGAAGGTGCGTATCGAGGAGATTAACTTTGTGGGGAATGATGCGATCAGCTCCAAGACGCTTCGTAAGCAACTCGATACACGGAAGCATAATTGGCTTTCATGGTTGCTCGGTTCGGGGAAGTTCGACGAAAAGAAATTCAAAGAAGACCTCAAAATTCTGCGTAAATACTATCGTGATTCCGGTTATCTCGATTGTGAGATCAACGAAGATCAGGTTGAAATCGATTTTATCGAGTCCGATGAGATCGTGATTACGATTCCGGTGGTCGAAGGGCAGCTTTACTACCTGGGGGAGTTCTCGGTCGAAGGTGCGACGATCTACACCTCTGCGGAATTATTGAATTCGGTGCGATTAGAGACGAATAGTCCATTTTCTCCACAAGAAGTGGATGACGCGGCAACCGCGATTCGTGAATACTACACCTCCAATGGCTATTTGGAGACACGGGTGCGCGCTGAGCGGGTGCCAAACATGGAGACTCGCCAGATTGACGTGGTCTTCCGTGTCAGTGAAAGCGAAAAATTTTACGTAGAGTCGATTAAGATCGAGGGCAATACCAAGTCCAAAGCGCGGGTGATCGTGCGCGAATTAGCGCTAAGCCCTGGGGATGTGTTTGACCGCAAGCGCATGGAGGTGAGCCAGCGTCGTTTGGAAAATACCAGTTTCTTCGAAGATGTGCGCCTGAACCCCGAGCCCACAAATGTGCCAGGGCGTAAAGATTTGGGCATTACTGTTCGTGAAGGTCGTACAGGTAACTTTACTTTTGGTGCTGGTTTCGGCTCGGTGGAAAGTGCAGTGGTCTACTTTGAAATGTCGCAGGGTAACTTCGACCTCTTTAATTGGCGCGATGGATTTCAAGGGGATGGGCAGAAGTTCCGCTTCCGTGCCTCGCTCGGTACCAGCAGTAATCAGATCTTGATCGCCTTTGAGGAGCCTTGGCTCTTTGAGCAGCGCCTTGCATTCGGCGTGGAGCTCTACCGCACAGAGTCCGATTATAATAGCTCCGATTATAATGAACTTCGCACAGGCTTCGAGCTCTACTTGCGTCGCCGCCTGTTCGAGCTGGTTGAAGCGCGTCTTTCCTACCGCCTAGAACTGGTCGAGATTTTCGATGTGGATCGTGGCACTGGCGTTGATAATGGGGACGGCTCTATTACGGGTGACGGTATTGCAGACGTGTTTCAGCGTGCTGAAGGTGAGGAGCTTGTTTCCAAGGTCGGGCTCACATTCTTACGTGATACACGCGAGACTTTGATTTTTACGCGCAAGGGCAATCGCTCTAGCTTGAGTTTCGAGTACGCGGGCGTGGGGGGCGATGTAAACTACTACAAGTTTGAGGGGCGCACGGCTCACTTTATCCCGACCTTCGATACGATGAAGCAGTCCTTATCGATTCTTGCCCGGGTCGGCAGCGTGACGCCATTTGGTCAAAGCGAGATCGTTCCTTTTTATGACCGTTTCTATCTCGGTGGACCGGACACACTCCGTGGATTTGATTACCGCGAAGTGGGCCCGCGTGACCCGGATGACGAAGATGAATCGGTGGGGGGTAACTCGTATTCCATGATTTCTTTTGAATATGCTTTCCGAGTTGCGGAACCTTTAGGGCTAGTCGTGTTCTATGACTGGGGATTTGTTAATACAGATGATTTGGATTTCAGCATGTCAGACTACGCCGATAACTGGGGGATTGGTGCGCGCATTATGCTTATGGGCTCACCGCTCAAGCTGGATCTCGGTATTCCCATTACATCCCCCGAGGGTGCTGGTGGTGGCACACAGTTTAATTTTTCCTTTGGCACACGCTTCTAG